A single region of the Kwoniella botswanensis chromosome 1, complete sequence genome encodes:
- a CDS encoding glutamate 5-kinase: MTSKTKATPLTIVIKLGTSSIVSPEYPFLPHLQLLSSIVETVVSLRAQGHRVVLVSSGAIGVGLRRMDLRGRGKGLSQKQALAAIGQGRLIALWDNLFSQLDQPIAQILLTRMDISDRTRYLNAQNTFSELLQMGVVPIVNENDTVSVTEIKFGDNDTLSAISSAIVHADYLFLLTDVECLYTDNPRNNPDAKPVRVVRDIEKVKQQVSTATLGTSLGTGGMSTKLIAAELATAAGTTTVIMHSGNVKDIFHVIERGAGPSRDISETPALEEGPLCTRFLRRDRALKDRKWWIAHGLHSAGTITIDEGAYRAIQRKESGGRLLPAGVIKVEGPFASHQAVRLVVRRKKRDPSSSSKGKTGDPSTIITNPVSRNSIDESTNSSPTPANTSKIPNDNSSYPVTLASPALKHLTNAQPDTPLIQPILSLSSSVASLDPLSKSGPSSPSPSSAINAIAEKLNNVTLTQMQSQNRDTIAEEEEEGWEEVEIGKGLAQYNSVEIDRIKGIKSAHIENVLGYSESEHVVDSITFL; encoded by the exons ATGACG TCGAAAACCAAAGCGACCCCTTTGACCATAGTCATCAAACTTG GTACCTCTTCCATCGTCTCTCCCGAATACCCATTCTTGCCCCACCTTCAACTACTTTCATCTATCGTCGAGACGGTCGTGAGTCTCAGAGCACAGGGTCATAGAGTCGTATTGGTCAGTTCGGGTGCTATAGGAGTGggattgaggaggatggatCTGAGAGGTAGAGGGAAAGGATTGAGTCAGAAACAG GCACTGGCAGCAATTGGTCAAGGTCGACTGATAGCATTATGGGATAACTTGTTCTCGCAATTGGATCAACCTATAGCTCAGATATTATTAACTAGAATGGATATATCTGAT AGAACAAGATACCTCAATGCTCAAAATACATTCTCGGAACTACTTCAGATGGGTGTGGTACCAATTGTTAATGAAAATGATACTGTATCTGTTACT GAAATCAAATTCGGTGACAATGATACGTTATCTGCTATTTCATCTGCAATCGTTCATGCGGATTATCTTTTCTTATTGACAGATGTGGAGTGCtt GTATACGGATAATCCAAGGAATAATCCGGATGCTAAGCCTGTGAGGGTAGTGAGGGATATTGAGAAGGTCAAACAGCAAG TCTCCACAGCAACACTTGGAACGTCACTCGGTACGGGAGGGATGTCAACGAAACTTATAGCTGCTGAACTGGCGACTGCTGCTGGGACGACTACCGTGATCATGCATTCGGGTAATGTTAAGGATATATTCCACGTGATTGAGCGTGGAGCAGGACCAAGTAGGGATATATCTGAGACACCTGCTTTGGAGGAGGGTCCGTTATGTACGAGATTCCTGAGGAGAGACAGAGCTCTGAAAGA TCGAAAATGGTGGATAGCCCATGGATTACATTCAGCAGGTACGATAACCATCGACGAAGGTGCCTATAGGGCTATACAGAGGAAAGAGTCGGGAGGTCGTCTTTTACCAGCAGGAGTCATCAAGGTTGAAGGTCCCTTTGCATCTCATCAAGCAGTTAGATTAGTCGTCAGACGTAAGAAGAgagatccttcttcttcttcgaaagGTAAAACTGGAGATCCCagcaccatcatcaccaatccTGTATCTAGGAATTCGATCGATGAAAGTACGAATTCGAGTCCTACACCTGCAAACACATCCAAAATCCCTAATGACAACTCCTCGTATCCTGTGACATTGGCTTCACCTGCATTGAAACATCTTACGAATGCTCAACCTGATACACCCCTTATACAACCCATCTTATCGCTTTCTTCGTCCGTAGCTTCTTTAGATCCATTATCGAAATCTGGTCCTTCGTCTCCTTCGCCTTCATCTGCGATTAATGCTATCGCTGAAAAGCTGAATAACGTCACTTTGACGCAAATGCAATCGCAGAACAGGGATACGatagcagaagaagaagaagaaggatgggaagaggttgagattggaaaAGGATTGGCGCAGTATAACAGTGTTGAGATTGACAGAATCAAAGGTATTaaaag CGCACATATAGAGAATGTTTTGGGTTATAGTGAATCTGAACATGTAGTTGATTCGATAACGTTTTTGTGA